Proteins co-encoded in one Myripristis murdjan chromosome 4, fMyrMur1.1, whole genome shotgun sequence genomic window:
- the LOC115357431 gene encoding 40S ribosomal protein S27-like: protein MPLAKDLMNPSFAEERRRHKKKRLVQSPNSYFMDVKCPGCYKISTIFSHSQGAVPCGGCSLILCMPRGGKCQLTAGCSFRKKHS from the exons ATGCCT CTGGCTAAGGACTTGATGAACCCCAGTTTtgcggaggagaggaggagacacaaAAAGAAGAGGCTGGTGCAGAGTCCCAACTCCTACTTCATGGATGTGAAATGCCCAG GCTGCTATAAGATCAGCACCATTTTCAGCCATTCCCAGGGAGCAGTGCCCTGTGGTGGCTGCTCGCTCATCCTCTGTATGCCCCGGGGGGGGAAATGCCAGCTGACTGCAG GCTGCTCCTTTAGAAAGAAACACTCCTGA